The following is a genomic window from Anopheles aquasalis chromosome 3, idAnoAquaMG_Q_19, whole genome shotgun sequence.
GTTGTGCGCGTCCACCTGGCACAGGGGCACCTCCATCGGCAGTGCCTCCCGCACATCTTCTACCCACTGCATCGGCACCCGGAGCGGGCTGAAGTCACATACGACACCTCCGATCCGGTGTTTCTTCACAAAGGCGGGCACATTCTGACCAGCGTTGCCACGCAACAGATGGAAGTGTATGTTGAGCTTCTCACACTCCTTCGCCACCTCCTCTAGGCCgttgagcataaatttgaAGTGCCGGATGGTGGCCTCCAGGAACCGCGGCACAAGATTGAAGCATACGTGTAGCGGGAGCTCATTTTTGAGGGCCAACTTCTGGGCGAAAAGAAAGGCCCAGTTATCCTGGACGCGCACATCCCGTGACATCCAGTACAGTACGCCTTCTTTGCCTTCCTCGATCACTTTAGCGTCCGAGAGGACTCGCACGCGCTTCtttttgaaatcgaaatccagAATCGATTTTGCCGTGGCCGCTCGTTCGGCCCGAAACAGAGCCACAAAGTCATCGCTCTTGCTGGAGCTGCCGCTGGCATCCACAGGTGGACTCGATGTCGAGggttcgtcctttttcggtttcttcgccGGCGGTTCCACCGAAGACTTGCCTCCGGAGGAGGACGGACGGGCAGCTTTCTTCATATTGGCCAACCTGTTTTCGGAATCAAAAACTGCTGTAAGTGAAGAGGacaaggtttttgggggctgcGAAGAGGGGTCGATACTCACGAATTACGAATAAATTGCTCAACGAACACTCGATTGATCAGGAACGCACGTGAACACATGGATTTCAGgaaacaacgcaaaaaaatcTCGAAACGCGCGGGCTGTCACTTACAAAATCTGGCGAAATTCAGCTGCCACACGGACTATGGGTGCAACAAGAGCATACTGGCCAAAACGAGGTTCCGCataattaaaatttgaatttagGATAGTTACGTGAATCATTTATTTAATGGATCGTTCAGTCACTGTCTGAACCATGCTCTAGTTCTTTCGATTTCAGTCTTGCAGCGAGTTCCTTCGCCGGGTTGAACATTCCGTTCGTCTGCACCCCGCAGATTGCACAACGGGATGACTTTTTGAACTGTGCCAGCGCGCATTTCTCGCAGAAGTAGTGTTTGCATCTGTAAATACAGGATACACGGTTAATAAAGGACCTTCACGCCATGCCATGACCCCACCAGAACTTACTTGGTAACGATCGGATCGACGAAACTTTCGCGGCATATAAAACATTTGAATGGTAGCTCTTCATCGTCCGAGTGAATCTCGTACTTggtatcatcaccatccgagTCATCGGCCGCATAATTACCGCCCGTGCCGGAGCCCTCCTGCTCCATCTGCCATCCGTGCTTGTAGTCGCTTCGGTCGTGCAAGAACTTGCAGCTATCACCGAACCCACAGTAGCCCGTTTCCTTGTAGTCCTTACAGATGTCCGGCTGATAGTCCCAGCGTACGGTCGAGCGGATGTTGGTCGGTGCCCTTATCGGTCCTTTGCTCACCATCCCTGAAGCTGCGTTTCCTTGAGCGCTGTCTTTCTTCTTGAAAAACTGTGTGTAGTAGTTCGTTCCACGATAAACCTTATCGTCCTGCTTGCCCTCCTGCTCCTTGTTGATGTCGATACGTTTCTGGCGGATGGCCTGCGCATCGTGGTTCTTGTCGGTTTCGATTTCCAGCTCTGCCGTCGCCCCTTGGTCCCGCGGACCTTCCGATTGTgccgttcgtttcgatttgtAGCTAACCCCCaggctctcgtcgtcgtccgcgctCGAGTTGGAGGCATCGGCATCCGCTGCGGAAACTCCCGCCTTTCGCCGTAGGGCTGAGGTGCTCTGTATGTTGGGGTTCGATTTCTTGCGTTTTTCgttcgtcaccaccaccgtggactCATTTTCGGCTGTTTCATCTGAAAAACGAAGCCCTCGTTTAGCAAATACCATTTCGAAACAAACGCGCAGGACCTACCTGAATCACTGGACGATTGTTTGCGCTTGCGGGCGCCTTTATTCTTCAGGTTTCGTTTTATAAAAGTAGACATCACATCAGCTAATTTTTGGTACTTCACAGGTGCCGGGATTATAATCCTGTTAAACCTGTTAACGGTTTTAACTCCGTTTTTAGTAGAAATCGAGGATTCTTCACTTTTTGCAGCGATTTAGTGCccgacaaaaaatcaaaacaaagttGTTGACAAATGATTTTGACAGATCGTTTCGCGTATTTGACCTTGAATTTGTTCGTTATCCTCGTTCGTCCGGGACGCCTGATTCATTTCCTGTATTTACTGGATATCcttttcaaaaaaaaagaaaccttttTCGTGTCGTGTTGATCATGTGATAAAACAGAACTTGCATCCTTTATACAAACCATCACCTTGATCGTCTTTGAGGATCTTCACATAAGGACACAAAATGAATCCTTGGTTGAGGGTGCTCTTATCGGGGTTCCTCCTGATAACGCTCGCTGCACGAAGTTACCATTCGCAGCTCGTCGAACGCCCAAACGTGCTACTGATCGTTCTGGATGACTTTCGACCGGTGATTCGGCAAGGATATGGAGACGAAAACGCGATCACACCCAACCTCGATCGACTCGTTCAAGCGGGATATCATTTTGAAAATGTCTTTGCACAGGTAATGTTGCAATCGGAATTTCCGACAATCTGTTTATTAAATCTCCTGTATGCCATTGCTTTCAGCAAGCACTCTGCGCCCCGAGCCGCAACTCGATGTTGACCGGACGGCGACCGGATACGGTACGGTTGTACGATTTCTATAGCTACTGGCGTGAATTTTCCGGCGATTTCACGACCCTGCCGCAGTACTTCAAGCAACAAGGCTACCGTACTCACTCGGTGGGAAAAATCTTTCATCCTGGTGCTTCATCGAACTTCACGGACGATTACCCGCTTAGCTGGTCAACGCCGACGTTCCACCCGCGGTCGGATCCCTACTCTAACTCGCCCGTTTGTCCCGATCCCGCGGACGGTGGACGATTGCACCGTAATCTGCTGTGTCCGGTGATACCGGAGAGGCAACCGTTTCACACTCTTCCAGACATCGAAAGTACCCAGGAGGCGACACGATTTCTTCGGGAACCACGGAACGAGCCATACTTTCTCGCAGTAGGTTACCGTAAACCGCACATCCCGTTCCGCATACCGGTGGAATATCTGAATCAACATCCGCAGTCCAAGTTCCAGACGGTTGGCAGTGGTCAACGCCCGTACGGATTACCGTCGGTGGCTTGGGCGCCCTTCTTGGATGTACGCAATCGGGATGATTTCGAACGGCTAGGCGTACCATTCCCTTACGGGCGCATTCCGGAAGATTTTCAGCAGCGCATCCGTCAACATTATTACGCGGCCGTGACCTACGTGGATGATCTCATTGGCCAACTGCTGGCGGAGGTCAAAATGGATCAAACGATCATCATGGTTACGTCCGATCATGGATGGTCACTCGGTGAGCACGGCGAATGGGCCAAGTACAGTAATTACGATGTTGCCCTCAGGGTTCCTCTGGTACTCGTTACCCCAACGCTTCCCGCCGGTAATGGCATGAAGATAGCGAACGTTGTGGAGCTACTGGATGTGTTTCCGACTCTTGTAGACCTTGCCGGACTACCACCAGTACCTGCTTGTAGCAAACAACGACCGCACAAAGCGGTGACGTGTGTGGAAGGTAAATCGCTCGCATCGTTACTAATCAATGCCACCGTTGGTGAGGATCAGGAAGAGCAATGGGTTGCCTACAGTCAGTTTCCACGGCCCGGCATTGAGCCGAGCGTGGTGCCGAGTAGCGATGAACCGAAGCTACGATACATCAAGATCATGGGTTACAGTCTACGCACCGCTCGGTTCCGCTACACGGCATGGATACAATTCAATCCGGATACTTTCAAGCGAGGTAAAGAAGCACATCGACGCTTGCTGGGACTATGGTGTTAATACCTGATTACCCGTTTTCGTTCGCAGACTGGAGCATTTTGTACGGCGAGGAAATGTACGACCACCTGATCGACGAGCAGGAAAACCTGAATCTTGCTGACCGACCACAGCTTCAGCTGATCAAGGACTCTCTGAGAGCGATCTTGCAGGCCAAGTTCCCTTAACTgtgacggacagacggactcTTCTCACAATCCAAACCACCTGGGTGCTACAAGAGAATTGAGTTTTATTACATAAATATACAAATTTATTCAATAATGATACCTCCGTTTGTTCGTAAATCCGTCCCAACCAACGGGGCCCGGGTCTATTGATATACATAACCACGATAACTACTTCATAAGGTGCTTGATTTATGCGGGGATCTCCGTAAGAAGTACGATCACGTTTTACCAGTTGCCAACAGTCCGAGTGCGTTACATTCACTGTGCTTCGGAGGGGGAACGTTTGGATCCTCTGAGGGGAGGGTGCATGAATGAAGGCAGGAAGCAGTGTCCCGGGCAATACTATTGGATGGAGCACATAAACTGGTCTTGCCCCAGTTTCAACGTGAGATAATTattgaatcaatcgaaagAGTGTAGTTGTCGAGTACGAGTAGTATGTAGCTGCATCGGTAAGGAAGCTTATGAGTAGCACAAAAAGTGATCGCTAACACACTGTGGCAGAtgtttcctgttgttgttgactaTTGCTTTTAGGTGAGGTGAGCAACACTTTCAGCGCTTTTGCAACAACGAACACATCATCGCAATAGATACACTGCACCACTAGCGGGTTCGATCATGTCTCTCGATCTTCGGGGGTTCAGTTGATACTGCGTTAAGCAGGGAAAAGCAGGCAACCACGGGGTCAGGCCAGTTCATGCATGACAATCGTATCACTCGTCTATTCTATCGAGTCCACACAGCTTCCCCGCTAAGTTGTCCTTCTCATTGGctactttgttttttttatataaaatagaaaaaaatcggAACGACCTCCTTTCTGAGTGAACCAGGAAGGCTAACACGATAgactttgcttgcttgcagcAGGGATGAGTATGGTACGTGATGGGCTTCAGGAAGAGGGTCTTGGCTTAGTTAAACAGCACAGTATTCGGATCTTCGTTGTCCATTTGCTTCACGTGCCTTAGGACATCCTTCTTCGTAATCACACCGAGCAGCCGACTGAAAGCAAgagaggaggagcagcgtGAGAAAAAgtagaacgaaaacaaattcgGAGCCATTCGGGGAATGGAGCTCACCCATTGTGTGTGACCAGCGTTTGTCGGAGACCGAGCTTGCGGAACATATCGACGACCGTTTCCATCGGCGTCTGATCGGTAACGGTGATCGGGGCCATGTCGAgaatctttttcaatttcaacggTGAAGGTCCCAGGTTCTGGACTGGCTGTGCCGAGGTGAATATCACCAGCGACTGCCCTGTAATGCCGTCAATTATTCGCCTCGCATTGGCTACAAGTCGACAAGGGGAGATGAGAAGGTGAGTTTAATGATTGCGTTGCACAATCACGGTGCCGTTTTATCGCTTACCTAAAGCTAGATTAAGATCTCTCCTTGGCACGAACCCAACCAAATATTGGTTCTCCTTAGACACAACCACCGGGTAGCCGTTGTGTTCAGTCTCTTTAAGTAGGGTCTCGATGTCGTCCACCGTCATCGAGTCCTGAGTGATGACCGCCAGTGTTTCGTTGCGCCTGGAAACGGAGTTTCATGTAGAAATTTCGCCATTCGGTGCCTGTCCGTCTGGTCAGTACTTACTTTGGCTGCATGACATCTGCGGCGAGTGTCGTGTGCTGGAACTCGTCCTTGCTATCCAAGAACGGATACCCGTTCAATGCTATATGAGCATCGTAGATACCCTGCAGAGGCAAGAACCTCGGTTAGTAAAATCGTGATTACGTTCGCTCGACCGAATTACCTGTCTTCCGAGTGCATCACCAACCCATTTAGATGCCATAGCTGCCGCCATCAACGGTACAATATATCGAACGCCACCAGTCAATTCGAACATGATGACCACCAGAGACACTACAATGAAAGAGGGTGAAAGGGGGTTACGGAAACGAAGACAAGTGTCGCTGCGCCCCACTCGATCACTTACCGGTCATTCTGGTCACCCCACCAAGGACGGCCGCAGCACCAACCATCGCGTAGAGCCCGGGAGTAATACAATCGTCGCCGGTGGAACATTCCCCGGAAAAGATCCAAATCTTTGGATAATTGTAAGCCAGCTGCTCCATCGCTACAAATGGAATATACATAGTTGAGTAGTTGAATGCACGGTGCTTTGCTGCCACACTTACCAATGCCAACCACTCGGCCAGTGATCGCTCCGAGTGCGAGCGAAGGGATGAACAATCCGCACGGTACCTTCATGCCGAACGTAAAGATCGTCATGATCAGCTTCATGGCGAGGGCAAGGATGAGCAACCAGACGGCCTTATAAACACCCGGACCGGCTGCCGCTATCTCGATCGCCGAGTTGACGTCGGTGAAGTTGCGATTGTAGTCACTGCGTGTTCGAAGGGAAAGGTAAGTAACTGACGGGAAAGCGGAACGGCACAACGCCGGCTCCTTACCAGAGTGGATCCTGATTGGAGATGCCACACTGACTAAACAATAGATAGATCAGCTCGCTCGTGTTCATACGCGTGTACGGATTGGGGTATGCAATGACGGCCGTGATGAAGGTGACGAGCAGGACCTCGGAGACGGGATACTGGCCCAGTTTGCTGTACTTGCGGAAGCGACACCACCAAAGGTTCGCCTTGATAAACACCGTCGCAATGATACCCTGACAAACGAATGTGGAAAAGATCGCGATTaagaacaaagaaagagagtgcgtTCTTGCTTCACTTACCCCGATAATGCCTAGACCGATGAAGGGAACGAGCTCAAAGAAGATCCACGGTTTGTTGTACTCGACGTAGAACAACACCGAGTGCTCGTTTCCGAATGGGTTGATCGAACGAAGGATAAACGCCGCGATCAGGGCACAGAAGAAGGATCTCCAGAGCGTTTTCAGTGGGAAGTAGTACGACACTTCCTCCAAACTGAACAGCACGCCACCGATAGGGGCACCGAAAGCCACCGAAACACcagcggcggccgcagccGATAggatttctctctttttcgcctCATTTCGACCATACTTGGGGAAGAGGTAGGAGAGAATGTTCCCGATACAGCTTGCGATGTGTACCATGGGGCCTTCCTTGCCCAGGCTCAGGCCCGCCGACACGGACAGCATGATACCGACGGATTTGATGATGAGCGTCCACTTGCCGAGATAGCTGCGGATGATGAAGCCCGAAAGGATCGTCTTGATCTCCGGTATACCGGATCCGCAGGCGTACGGTGCAAACATGCGCACCAGCGAGGCGGCCAGCAGAGCGAACAGCATCGCCCACATGATGTAGAAGAAGTACGAGATGACGTACGCTCCGAATCCTTCCCGCGAGGACGTGAAGATCTCCGACCAGGCGTACCATTGCGAGCAGTTACCGCTGTCGAAGGACGTTTCGTTCGAGGACCAGCAGCACTGCTCACGGTTTAGCCAGAAGGCCTGCGGGCAGATGCCGAACTTCAGATCCGTCATCCAACTCGCACCGATATCGATAACACCGGCCACACAGCCCGTAAACaggcccaccagcagcacgcacacCCAGCCCGACCAGGCATCATGGGCACCCtggaatcgaaatggaatccTCATTAACATCTAGAAGTGGTCTCGTGGTCGCAGCACCATGGTCTGTACCCACCTTTAATAGATCCAAAAAGGAATCCTGCCGCTTCTTCATTATATACCGATGCCGCATCCGATCCCGGGCGATATCGCGCTGCCAGTCGATCGTGTGGAAATCTTCATACTGTCCGATTCCCGGGATGTCATCGCTGGTGTCGGTCATTCCGGCAAATGAGATACCTTTTTGAGACGGCCAAGAAGATACGATACGTATGAGACGAGGATCCGTTTGCGCAGTGCAGCAGAGGGAGGAACCAACACGAGATTCGCTTGCGGTTAGCAGGGGAATGATCGATGGATCAATGATTAATCAAATGGAGCGTGATGCTTGGGGCTTGGGGCGGATTTTTTAAGGAGACACACGAGGatacaaccgaaaaaaaaggggaaagtgGCGAGGAATccaaagaaaataaaaagaaaaaaccattcaGCTTCATTACCTCCTTCCGCTTGaccggaaaacgaaacggttaATCGATCTGTACGCGATAAAGTATAGAAATTAGAAAGAGTTTGACTAAGGACACAAACGGTGAACAGGAAAGGGAACGTCCCTGGAAAAAGGCTCTCACAAAAGGTCCCAAAAGTCTGGGCTGGAGTGTAAAGTGTCAACATTGCAAGTAGAACTAAACGCCTTACACCACGAATTAAAGCTGAACTCAACCAACTAAGCATGTTACTTGAAAAGCAATCGGAACCTCTTCGCAAAAGCACTACCTCTAGACGAGTTGGCTCTTTGTAGCGAGCCCAGTTCTCTGTCGGAAGATTGCCTCAAACTCCTCAACAGCTGGTCAAAGCGGTTAAACAGCTGGATACACAAGagaaactgaaactgaaaacagCATgtcccatcaccaccaaacacagcTAACTGAGACTGACTAACTGACCGTACTGGGTGCAGAAGCGAACACGAAAAATGGACCACCGGAATCGACTTCCTGCGGTATCGGTGCCGTTGTGTTACCTTCATGATCGGAGTGATGGAAATCGCGTCCGAAGCGGGAGCTGTGCGTTGGCGACATTCCGTcgtgtcctgctgctgttccaccgtttcctcctgctcctcctccgccaccaccagcaccactaccgccTATACTACTCGAGTGTGAACCGCCATtgccactactactactgctgctgccgccgttgctACCGCCCGGTCCACCGACTCCATCCTgtcggttgctggtgccaCCGCCGTTCGTTGAGTACGGATAGTTGGGATTGGTGACGCCTCCGTTGACGGGCGTTATATCGATCATACCGTCCTCGTCTGCCTCGTACACCGGTACCGCCGATGCTGTTGCAGGATGTGCAAGCGACGTACTCCCGATCCGTCCAGACCGATCCGTGGCAGTACCGGTCGGTTTGCTGTTTGTCTGCTTGATCGGTCAAGCGGggacgggggaaaaaaaagggaaaaaccggaaacactTCATCAAGTAACCAAAATGTCACTCATAGCGACCACACGGCTACTCCGATTCCTCTATATTCTAATTATGGAATGCGTTCGCTTCCTCTTTGGCAGGCGTCCTTGGCAGAATCGCCTTTTCCATCagctgtttttcttttctcaacCGGATGGCACTTTCCGTGGTGCATCCTCCCCGTGTCGTATCGTTCTCTACTAATTGGACTGCCGGAGCTGACCGTGCCCTTTGATGCACCTTCTGTAGTGCGGTTCACAAACGATTCAAATGGAACAACCGATGGTCCCAACAGGATTAGATAATCCTGCATTCCCGTAGTACGAACCTTGCTTCCGGAACCAGCACTGTGCGTGACCAGCGAAAGCAGTGTGCCAGCAATTGACAGACGGGTGTGTGTTGCTGACACCGTTGCTTCCTCTCACGCGTACTGTGTGTACAGATAAAAATCAATAGAATTCACAAAATGCGCATGTTCCGCGGCCAGCGTAGCAAGCGAGGCCCAAAAACGCGTGGGCTATAAATTGATGACGAGCATTGGGGAATCGGGTGGCGTTTGAAAGATTTAGCTACTTGAGACAGTGGAATAATGTAATGCAATCTTTAGAAAGCCCCTCCTAGTCCGGAAATAGGACAAACACTGGATCCGTGGTGCAATGCATTCGTGACGCAACCTCTCGGATAGCGCGGGCGGTCCCAAACATCTGGCTGGTAGTGTATCGCAAGGCATGGCCTACTGCAAttcgtagcagcagtagtatcTCGGATTGCCAGGGTGGGGGACCCAAGAGAAAGCGCAGTAGGCGCATCAAAACAGAACATTAATGCGATGCACACGACACGAGTTCTTGAAGTGAGTGGCAGCAGGGACGCAGCTGTGGGTTGCTATTCCGAGAATTGGCCCCACCTTTTGTTAGATAATTTctaccattttcttttcactacAAAATAGAAAAGCCTGGGATGAAGAACAAGATTATGTTAAGCAGCGTATCAGTTGGGAGGGGCTACTAAAAGCATTAAAAGTTTGAGCATGACTAAAACGTTAAAAGCATTATCATTTGAAAGCATGTTATACCTCATATTAGGGGAGCGCACACCTGTTTCTAGGGTAaaatgttcgttcgtttcatcaAACAAATAGAGCACCCTGTTGGTGCGAGAAAACAATCATATCTCCTGTAAGTCGGCGCGATAAGTACGGTTTGAATAAGCGGAGATGCGCTACGCTGCTAGCGACACGAAGCGAGATCTTGCTGACAACAATCGCTACAGGCGGTCTACTCGTGTTTTCAGACAAAAAGAGGATGTGTTTTTGAGACAGAATTGCGCAGAATGTTCTTTCGCTGAGAAAGAAATGAGTATGACTCACACGTCACAGAAGCTTCTTGCTGCTTTGTGCACGTGATAGTCGCGTGATAAGATCATTATGATCTCTGCTTTATGGTGGATCCAGTAGCGAGTGGTCGACAGAAGAAAGCCGATCACCATCATGACCGCTGACCAAGATCCGTAACAACACCGTGCGGGAACGAGGAGGTAAAAGGGGGGCGCCTCAAGTGGAGGATCGCTAACGAGAAGCGCAAACTCGTGCCTTTCGTGCGTACATAAAGTTATCGTACAGAATGATGCCACGGGGGGAGTTGTTGGGTGTGCTGGAGCAGTGGCTTCTGCAAACAACCAGCGGGTTGTGCGAGCTGCATTCGCCTGATTTGAAGATCGTCTAGAGGGGCAGACCGGACAGAATCTTACCTTGCTGGTGACGGCCTGATAAGAGGTGTGATCGCTCAGCGGATGGTGGCCGGGTGCCACGGTTGATGTTAGCGAAAGATTTGTCGTTCCTTTGAGGGGGAACTTTTCCATAACGGggaacggcgacgacgatgtagCTGGATGTTGGCGGTGCAAGCGCTACGCCACGTCACACGGCATCGATCGTACAACAGGGGGCGGaacggtggggtggtggtatGCTAGTACGTTCACAAAAAAATTTCGATCACCGCAGAACACTCTGCACCACTAGCATCTAGTTTCACGTATTTtcacaaaccaacaaccacggTAAACATGTCCAAGTAACGCCCCTTCGCGGACGGTCGAGCTGCGCTTATCACCCGCGATCAACAAGTACCGAAAACGGGGAATAGAAACAAGAAACTATGATTCAACAAAACACTCAGAATCTCGCGGCTACTCATCAAAGGGGATCAGCAGCGATCGGTTGAGTAGGTCAAGGCGCGCACTGAGGGGGTGGGGTGATTCAGAATCCCGCGAACCGCTCTTCGTCACAGAATCCGGAGGAGGCGCACCTGAAATTCCTTCACGCGCGGTTCGGCAAACCTGCACTCCACTACACGACGAGAACTGAGGGGGATCGAGAAGGGTATGCGGGTCCCTCTTTGCGAGGCCAGCAAACGCGAAACGGAAGCACTTTTGTGGAAGTTTTTACACGAAACACAAATTAATTTGGCGATGATTTGGTTGTTTATAAAAAATCCAAGAACGACAAGTGATTTGACAGCGAATCAAGGCAACATGCACCACAGCGGCtgttgaatttaaattaactCGTTACATCGCGGATTTCTCGAATAAAAGGGTGGTTTTTAGTGGATTACTGCGTTCACTCAAAACCCCCTCGATTGCGTCAATCGGAATCCTGTATTGCATAACAGCTTAAAGTGGCTTCCCTCTCGAATCTATTATTATAACACGCGCTTTTGCCGGGGAGCGGAATCCTTTTTGACGAATTACAAGACCAAAAGACCCCTGCTAGCAAGATACCATTTTATGGCCGCCTTCGAGAGTAATTGGGATCCCATTTTGGATCGCAGTTCGGCTAGAGCTTTGCGTCATCTTTGGGAAACCCAACTGAATAGCTGGGCACGGGCAGATGTCTGAGAGAGACACACGGAATTGTAAATACTACCGCCTCAACTCTGCGCGCTGAAATTACCACCGCGAACCACCGACCGCCGACCGCCGACTCCATGTTGCCGCCATGGTTTCGATATCTGTGGTTGACATTGCTTGATTGGTTTGGAAGAATTACCTAGGAGCAAACAAATATGCTGTCGTCCTCGTGCACGGCAATAAAATTCGCGCGGTCACAGCGGGAGATCCAGGATGCGCACCCTATGGTTTCAACTAATCGATTTTGCCACATTAACTGCCGAACCGACGGCGAAAGTAGCAAATGCAGGAATGTTCCGGATACGGGCTACAGATGTAGATCCT
Proteins encoded in this region:
- the LOC126579240 gene encoding H(+)/Cl(-) exchange transporter 5 isoform X1; this encodes MEKFPLKGTTNLSLTSTVAPGHHPLSDHTSYQAVTSKQTNSKPTGTATDRSGRIGSTSLAHPATASAVPVYEADEDGMIDITPVNGGVTNPNYPYSTNGGGTSNRQDGVGGPGGSNGGSSSSSSGNGGSHSSSIGGSGAGGGGGGAGGNGGTAAGHDGMSPTHSSRFGRDFHHSDHEDRLTVSFSGQAEGGISFAGMTDTSDDIPGIGQYEDFHTIDWQRDIARDRMRHRYIMKKRQDSFLDLLKGAHDAWSGWVCVLLVGLFTGCVAGVIDIGASWMTDLKFGICPQAFWLNREQCCWSSNETSFDSGNCSQWYAWSEIFTSSREGFGAYVISYFFYIMWAMLFALLAASLVRMFAPYACGSGIPEIKTILSGFIIRSYLGKWTLIIKSVGIMLSVSAGLSLGKEGPMVHIASCIGNILSYLFPKYGRNEAKKREILSAAAAAGVSVAFGAPIGGVLFSLEEVSYYFPLKTLWRSFFCALIAAFILRSINPFGNEHSVLFYVEYNKPWIFFELVPFIGLGIIGGIIATVFIKANLWWCRFRKYSKLGQYPVSEVLLVTFITAVIAYPNPYTRMNTSELIYLLFSQCGISNQDPLCDYNRNFTDVNSAIEIAAAGPGVYKAVWLLILALAMKLIMTIFTFGMKVPCGLFIPSLALGAITGRVVGIAMEQLAYNYPKIWIFSGECSTGDDCITPGLYAMVGAAAVLGGVTRMTVSLVVIMFELTGGVRYIVPLMAAAMASKWVGDALGRQGIYDAHIALNGYPFLDSKDEFQHTTLAADVMQPKRNETLAVITQDSMTVDDIETLLKETEHNGYPVVVSKENQYLVGFVPRRDLNLALANARRIIDGITGQSLVIFTSAQPVQNLGPSPLKLKKILDMAPITVTDQTPMETVVDMFRKLGLRQTLVTHNGRLLGVITKKDVLRHVKQMDNEDPNTVLFN
- the LOC126579240 gene encoding H(+)/Cl(-) exchange transporter 5 isoform X4, whose product is MEKFPLKGTTNLSLTSTVAPGHHPLSDHTSYQAVTSKTNSKPTGTATDRSGRIGSTSLAHPATASAVPVYEADEDGMIDITPVNGGVTNPNYPYSTNGGGTSNRQDGVGGPGGSNGGSSSSSSGNGGSHSSSIGGSGAGGGGGGAGGNGGTAAGHDGMSPTHSSRFGRDFHHSDHEGISFAGMTDTSDDIPGIGQYEDFHTIDWQRDIARDRMRHRYIMKKRQDSFLDLLKGAHDAWSGWVCVLLVGLFTGCVAGVIDIGASWMTDLKFGICPQAFWLNREQCCWSSNETSFDSGNCSQWYAWSEIFTSSREGFGAYVISYFFYIMWAMLFALLAASLVRMFAPYACGSGIPEIKTILSGFIIRSYLGKWTLIIKSVGIMLSVSAGLSLGKEGPMVHIASCIGNILSYLFPKYGRNEAKKREILSAAAAAGVSVAFGAPIGGVLFSLEEVSYYFPLKTLWRSFFCALIAAFILRSINPFGNEHSVLFYVEYNKPWIFFELVPFIGLGIIGGIIATVFIKANLWWCRFRKYSKLGQYPVSEVLLVTFITAVIAYPNPYTRMNTSELIYLLFSQCGISNQDPLCDYNRNFTDVNSAIEIAAAGPGVYKAVWLLILALAMKLIMTIFTFGMKVPCGLFIPSLALGAITGRVVGIAMEQLAYNYPKIWIFSGECSTGDDCITPGLYAMVGAAAVLGGVTRMTVSLVVIMFELTGGVRYIVPLMAAAMASKWVGDALGRQGIYDAHIALNGYPFLDSKDEFQHTTLAADVMQPKRNETLAVITQDSMTVDDIETLLKETEHNGYPVVVSKENQYLVGFVPRRDLNLALANARRIIDGITGQSLVIFTSAQPVQNLGPSPLKLKKILDMAPITVTDQTPMETVVDMFRKLGLRQTLVTHNGRLLGVITKKDVLRHVKQMDNEDPNTVLFN
- the LOC126579240 gene encoding H(+)/Cl(-) exchange transporter 5 isoform X2 yields the protein MEKFPLKGTTNLSLTSTVAPGHHPLSDHTSYQAVTSKTNSKPTGTATDRSGRIGSTSLAHPATASAVPVYEADEDGMIDITPVNGGVTNPNYPYSTNGGGTSNRQDGVGGPGGSNGGSSSSSSGNGGSHSSSIGGSGAGGGGGGAGGNGGTAAGHDGMSPTHSSRFGRDFHHSDHEDRLTVSFSGQAEGGISFAGMTDTSDDIPGIGQYEDFHTIDWQRDIARDRMRHRYIMKKRQDSFLDLLKGAHDAWSGWVCVLLVGLFTGCVAGVIDIGASWMTDLKFGICPQAFWLNREQCCWSSNETSFDSGNCSQWYAWSEIFTSSREGFGAYVISYFFYIMWAMLFALLAASLVRMFAPYACGSGIPEIKTILSGFIIRSYLGKWTLIIKSVGIMLSVSAGLSLGKEGPMVHIASCIGNILSYLFPKYGRNEAKKREILSAAAAAGVSVAFGAPIGGVLFSLEEVSYYFPLKTLWRSFFCALIAAFILRSINPFGNEHSVLFYVEYNKPWIFFELVPFIGLGIIGGIIATVFIKANLWWCRFRKYSKLGQYPVSEVLLVTFITAVIAYPNPYTRMNTSELIYLLFSQCGISNQDPLCDYNRNFTDVNSAIEIAAAGPGVYKAVWLLILALAMKLIMTIFTFGMKVPCGLFIPSLALGAITGRVVGIAMEQLAYNYPKIWIFSGECSTGDDCITPGLYAMVGAAAVLGGVTRMTVSLVVIMFELTGGVRYIVPLMAAAMASKWVGDALGRQGIYDAHIALNGYPFLDSKDEFQHTTLAADVMQPKRNETLAVITQDSMTVDDIETLLKETEHNGYPVVVSKENQYLVGFVPRRDLNLALANARRIIDGITGQSLVIFTSAQPVQNLGPSPLKLKKILDMAPITVTDQTPMETVVDMFRKLGLRQTLVTHNGRLLGVITKKDVLRHVKQMDNEDPNTVLFN